From the genome of Longispora fulva:
TGCTCTCCGAGGGTGAGATCCCGCACACGACCCGCGGACGTCATCGCCGAGTCCTGCTCCGGGACGTGCTCGACTACCAGGAGCGCACCCGCAGCGAACGCCGCCAGACGCTCGACCAACTCGCCGCCGAAGCCGAAGACGACGGGCTGTACGACGTCACGGCCACCCCCAAGAGCACGAGGTAGGACCCCGCCACCATGGCCTTCCCCGCCTTCCTCGATACCTGCGTGCTCTATCCCGCCTACCTCTGCGACACCCTTGTTGCGCCTCGCTGAAGCATCGGCCTACCGACCGCTGTGGTCGCCGGACGTGCTCACTGAGCTTCGGCGAAACGTCATCGAACGCGGCGTTCCAGAAGAACGGGTCGACCGACGGATCAGCCAGATGGGCAAGGCATTCCCCGACGCTCTCGTGACCGGCTATGAATCCCTTATCGGAGGGATGACCAATGACCCCAAAGATCGCCACATACTCGCCGCCGCAGTCCGGGCACACGCCGAGGTCATCGTCACCTTAAACCTCCGCGACTTCCCGGAACCAGCTCTAAAGCCCTACGACGTCATCGCGGTCACGCCGGACGAGTTCCTGCTCGACCAACTCGACCTCTACCCGGGCACCACGATCGGGGTCCTCCGCCAACAGGCAGCCGCTCATCGACGAGAGCCGAAGACTGTCCTCGGTCTCCTCACTTTCCTTGAGCGCAGCGGATTGCCACAGTTCGCCGCCGAGGTGCGCCGACACCTCTAACCACGGATCCACCAGCCCAGATTCCACCGCTCGCGGCGACTCACCACAGAACCAAGATCAACTACTCTCAGTAGTTGCCTAGTAAAAGTCGCAGGGCGCGACGTAAGGAATTCTCAAAATCCCTTGGCCATGGGTTCGAGCCCCATTCACATTCACGGTCAAGCCACCCTCGCTGGCGATCTTTCGCACCGACCCGATCCGGACGAGCGTGTCCAGCTCACCTGACCGCCCTCCTCGTGCACGCGGATACACCAACGCGAAGACCGAGGCCGGCGGGTCCCGCCGTCAGTCAAGGTTCTTGAAATACACCATGCACTCATCGGGTACCTGGATCATCGTCCCGTTGACCCGATACTCCTCCCGTACCGTCTTGAGGTACTCGTGTGGCCAGGGTCGGTAGCCGTGCCGCAGGTACAACCGAGTGACGGCGGTGTTGTCCGCGTGGACGCCCAGGGCGATCCGCGGGCAGCCCCGACTGCGGAGCACATCCTCGGCACCGTGCAGCAGGAGGCTACCCACGCCCCGGTTTCTGAGGTCAGGCCGGACCTCGAGATGGGTGAGCACCCTGACCCCGGGGAGCCGGCGGCGCAGTTCGGGTTCGTCCGCGGGCTCGAAGGAGACGTACACGACGCCCAGTAGCTCGCTGCCTGCCCAGGCGGTCAACAGTGTCCCGCGCCCGGCACACTGGCGGTCGTAGCGGTCACGGAAGAAGAAGTGC
Proteins encoded in this window:
- a CDS encoding PIN domain-containing protein, whose product is MRLAEASAYRPLWSPDVLTELRRNVIERGVPEERVDRRISQMGKAFPDALVTGYESLIGGMTNDPKDRHILAAAVRAHAEVIVTLNLRDFPEPALKPYDVIAVTPDEFLLDQLDLYPGTTIGVLRQQAAAHRREPKTVLGLLTFLERSGLPQFAAEVRRHL
- a CDS encoding GNAT family N-acetyltransferase — protein: MDVERMVRPATEAELDAIVGHMEQHFFFRDRYDRQCAGRGTLLTAWAGSELLGVVYVSFEPADEPELRRRLPGVRVLTHLEVRPDLRNRGVGSLLLHGAEDVLRSRGCPRIALGVHADNTAVTRLYLRHGYRPWPHEYLKTVREEYRVNGTMIQVPDECMVYFKNLD